The genomic interval AACATGGGCTCTAGAGTATAGTTGTAGGGTTTCAAAGAGGTCTCTTTGACGCTACATCCACTGAGTATGAAGAGTGTGAAAATTGCAAGCAGTATCGGTTTCATTCTTTTTCCTTTATCGTTCATTTGGAGCAGGTTTGATGGTCTCTTCTTTGAAGAGAAGGTCACTTGGACTATCTTTGAGGTTACTGACAAGACCTTGTGTTTCATTCAGCAGTACCTGTAACTCTTGAAGCGTTTGGTGTAAAGGCATCAGGTTCTCTTTCAGTAAAATATCGACATCGAAGGAGCCTTTCTCAAGTTTTTGATTGAGTCCTCCCATAACATTCGTAATGCTTTGAGAGGCTTTACTCACGTCACGCATCATTGTAACGCCCGTGGTATCAACGGCGGTTGAGAACGAATGCGACATATCTTTAACCCCTTTGACAGCAGCAGTAGCTTCTTGTAAGAGTTGATTGATCTCTTTGTTGTGTGCTTCGATGTTTGCCATGGTTTTGCTGGTAGATTCAGCTATCTTGGCACTATTTTCAATGATAATCTCCAAGTTTTTGACATTTTTCTCACTCATAATGCGCTCAGCCCGCTCAAAAAT from Sulfurospirillum multivorans DSM 12446 carries:
- a CDS encoding MlaD family protein; the encoded protein is MENRLSYILVGAFIFILLIGGVLAIFWLGNYSDEGTFKFYRVATKESVSGLNEKAPVKLRGVQIGEVRAITINPKNAEEVLVTIRIQDDAPIKENTYAVIEAQGITGLSFIQLQGGTNEAKELKTSGKVEEYGIIYSKPSTFSRLDKTITSLSTKAEMIFERAERIMSEKNVKNLEIIIENSAKIAESTSKTMANIEAHNKEINQLLQEATAAVKGVKDMSHSFSTAVDTTGVTMMRDVSKASQSITNVMGGLNQKLEKGSFDVDILLKENLMPLHQTLQELQVLLNETQGLVSNLKDSPSDLLFKEETIKPAPNER